From Bos taurus isolate L1 Dominette 01449 registration number 42190680 breed Hereford chromosome 29, ARS-UCD2.0, whole genome shotgun sequence, a single genomic window includes:
- the SIAE gene encoding sialate O-acetylesterase isoform X2 has protein sequence MVLQREPAGAVIWGYGTPRATVTVTLCRDQEPIMKKGTRVKDSNTWTVVLDPMKPGGPYEVMAQQTLGRINFTLRVHDVLFGDVWLCSGQSNMKMTVSQVFNATGELSNTAAYQSVRILSVSSTQAQQELEDLAKVDLRWSKPTSKNLGHGNFTYMSAVCWLFGRFLYDTLRYPVGLLSSSWSGTPIEAWSSRRSLEACGVPRSGSMPSDLKIGPSAHSVLWNAMIHPLRNMTLKGVIWYQGESNVNFNRDLYNCTFPLLIDDWRQTFHDGSQGQTERLFPFGFVQLSSYLSGEALHDGLPQIRWHQTADFGYVPNQRMPNTFMAAAVDLCDRNSPFGSIHPRDKQTVAYRLHLGARALAYGEKLIFQGPLPQKIELLADTGLLNLTYSQPIKVQRRDDKIFEVSCCSDHQCKWLPAPMDTFSTQTLALNITSCHDTPAALRYAWTPWPCEYKQCPLYHLTSTLPAPPFIAPITNPSSGYHSRTAK, from the exons ACTCTAACACCTGGACAGTGGTACTGGATCCTATGAAGCCTGGTGGACCTTATGAAGTGATGGCACAGCAGACTCTTGGGAGGATAAACTTCACTCTGAGAGTTCATGATGTCTTGTTTGGAGATGTTTGGCTTTGCAGTGGGCAAAGTAACATGAAGATGACAGTTTCACAG GTATTTAACGCCACAGGCGAGCTGTCGAACACGGCTGCCTATCAGTCTGTCCGCATCCTCTCCGTGTCTTCCACCCAGGCTCAGCAGGAGCTGGAGGACCTCGCCAAGGTTGACCTGCGATGGTCCAAGCCCACCTCGA AGAACTTAGGCCACGGCAACTTCACGTATATGTCAGCAGTGTGCTGGCTTTTCGGGCGTTTCCTGTATGACACCCTGCGGTATCCTGTGGGGCTGCTGTCCTCCTCGTGGAGTGGGACGCCCATTGAAGCCTGGTCGTCTAGAAGGTCCCTTGAAGCCTGTGGGGTCCCGAGGTCAGG GTCCATGCCATCCGACCTTAAAATCGGTCCGAGCGCGCACTCTGTTCTCTGGAACGCCATGATCCATCCACTCCGTAACATGACACTGAAGGGGGTGATATGGTACCAGG GGGAGTCCAATGTAAACTTTAACAGGGACCTGTACAATTGTACATTCCCTCTGCTCATTGACGACTGGCGCCAGACCTTCCACGATGGCTCCCAGGGGCAGACAGAGCGCCTCTTCCCATTCGGATTTGTCCAG TTATCTTCCTATTTGTCTGGTGAAGCCCTGCATGATGGACTTCCCCAGATCCGTTGGCATCAGACAGCCGACTTTGGCTACGTCCCCAACCAAAGGATGCCCAACACCTTCATGGCTGCTGCTGTGGATCTCTGTGATAGGAACTCACCTTTTGGCAG CATTCACCCTCGAGATAAGCAGACGGTGGCCTACAGGCTGCACCTGGGGGCCCGTGCCTTGGCTTACGGGGAGAAGTTGATCTTTCAAGGACCACTGCCTCAGAAGATAGAACTCCTGGCCGACACCGGGCTGCTCAACCTCACATATTCCCAGCCAATCAAGGTGCAGAGGCGTGACGACAAGATATTTGAG GTCTCATGTTGCAGTGACCACCAGTGCAAGTGGCTTCCAGCTCCCATGGACACCTTCTCCACCCAGACCCTGGCCCTGAACATCACGTCTTGCCATGACACCCCAGCTGCTCTTCGGTATGCCTGGACCCCATGGCCTTGTGAATATAAGCAGTGTCCCCTGTACCACCTGACCAGTACCCTGCCAGCTCCTCCCTTTATTGCTCCCATTACAAACCCAAGCTCTGGCTATCACAGCAGGACTGCTAAATGA
- the SIAE gene encoding sialate O-acetylesterase isoform X1, with protein sequence MVLQREPAGAVIWGYGTPRATVTVTLCRDQEPIMKKGTRVKADSNTWTVVLDPMKPGGPYEVMAQQTLGRINFTLRVHDVLFGDVWLCSGQSNMKMTVSQVFNATGELSNTAAYQSVRILSVSSTQAQQELEDLAKVDLRWSKPTSKNLGHGNFTYMSAVCWLFGRFLYDTLRYPVGLLSSSWSGTPIEAWSSRRSLEACGVPRSGSMPSDLKIGPSAHSVLWNAMIHPLRNMTLKGVIWYQGESNVNFNRDLYNCTFPLLIDDWRQTFHDGSQGQTERLFPFGFVQLSSYLSGEALHDGLPQIRWHQTADFGYVPNQRMPNTFMAAAVDLCDRNSPFGSIHPRDKQTVAYRLHLGARALAYGEKLIFQGPLPQKIELLADTGLLNLTYSQPIKVQRRDDKIFEVSCCSDHQCKWLPAPMDTFSTQTLALNITSCHDTPAALRYAWTPWPCEYKQCPLYHLTSTLPAPPFIAPITNPSSGYHSRTAK encoded by the exons CAGACTCTAACACCTGGACAGTGGTACTGGATCCTATGAAGCCTGGTGGACCTTATGAAGTGATGGCACAGCAGACTCTTGGGAGGATAAACTTCACTCTGAGAGTTCATGATGTCTTGTTTGGAGATGTTTGGCTTTGCAGTGGGCAAAGTAACATGAAGATGACAGTTTCACAG GTATTTAACGCCACAGGCGAGCTGTCGAACACGGCTGCCTATCAGTCTGTCCGCATCCTCTCCGTGTCTTCCACCCAGGCTCAGCAGGAGCTGGAGGACCTCGCCAAGGTTGACCTGCGATGGTCCAAGCCCACCTCGA AGAACTTAGGCCACGGCAACTTCACGTATATGTCAGCAGTGTGCTGGCTTTTCGGGCGTTTCCTGTATGACACCCTGCGGTATCCTGTGGGGCTGCTGTCCTCCTCGTGGAGTGGGACGCCCATTGAAGCCTGGTCGTCTAGAAGGTCCCTTGAAGCCTGTGGGGTCCCGAGGTCAGG GTCCATGCCATCCGACCTTAAAATCGGTCCGAGCGCGCACTCTGTTCTCTGGAACGCCATGATCCATCCACTCCGTAACATGACACTGAAGGGGGTGATATGGTACCAGG GGGAGTCCAATGTAAACTTTAACAGGGACCTGTACAATTGTACATTCCCTCTGCTCATTGACGACTGGCGCCAGACCTTCCACGATGGCTCCCAGGGGCAGACAGAGCGCCTCTTCCCATTCGGATTTGTCCAG TTATCTTCCTATTTGTCTGGTGAAGCCCTGCATGATGGACTTCCCCAGATCCGTTGGCATCAGACAGCCGACTTTGGCTACGTCCCCAACCAAAGGATGCCCAACACCTTCATGGCTGCTGCTGTGGATCTCTGTGATAGGAACTCACCTTTTGGCAG CATTCACCCTCGAGATAAGCAGACGGTGGCCTACAGGCTGCACCTGGGGGCCCGTGCCTTGGCTTACGGGGAGAAGTTGATCTTTCAAGGACCACTGCCTCAGAAGATAGAACTCCTGGCCGACACCGGGCTGCTCAACCTCACATATTCCCAGCCAATCAAGGTGCAGAGGCGTGACGACAAGATATTTGAG GTCTCATGTTGCAGTGACCACCAGTGCAAGTGGCTTCCAGCTCCCATGGACACCTTCTCCACCCAGACCCTGGCCCTGAACATCACGTCTTGCCATGACACCCCAGCTGCTCTTCGGTATGCCTGGACCCCATGGCCTTGTGAATATAAGCAGTGTCCCCTGTACCACCTGACCAGTACCCTGCCAGCTCCTCCCTTTATTGCTCCCATTACAAACCCAAGCTCTGGCTATCACAGCAGGACTGCTAAATGA